A window from Synechococcus sp. RSCCF101 encodes these proteins:
- a CDS encoding phosphodiester glycosidase family protein has product MDWLPPAPAWSSADPSLHAASALTRPAAAPDGERASAGPASRGTRVVINGRERQAPWLWQGGDATRPEALWLPLELLEGQLGFRRAPAADPSTLRLQWYSEAFDLPAAAQRTLEDEVAVDVTARLLEAGLALSHANGRLNITLPPAAVEQLRAGPPGPRRRLVFDLAAAALVEEQGGDLVLGLVSTPALLSQLRALGLKPVQEAGGLRLRGAVRADTAVFTLAGPWRIVLDGAGGTASASGVVPLAQALLNPTLQTLLSQGVAIDRLVRGVGVRRFAVTRVGMAPSRGAPLQLKPLLRSDGMRGLSTLSALAGRSDAPIAINGGFFNRIRQLPLGALRLDGRWHSGPILNRGAAGWNAGELPQFDRLRLIETLTGPDGRSQPVLTVNSGYVQRGLSRYTADWGRVYQALSGQERAVLLRGGTVQAVLDQAALSRGVPLGAGVDLVVSRAGAPLPWPVGTPLRLNSRASHPLGQRSFVIGGGPLLLKDGRVVLNGRAEGFSPSFVKQAAPRTVLATDGRRLWLMTLEGVSGPGPTLLETSLLLQRLGMRQALNLDGGSSTALLLDGQLTVMGRGVPARVHSGLGLVAP; this is encoded by the coding sequence CCGCCCTGACCCGGCCCGCGGCGGCACCGGACGGGGAGCGGGCGAGCGCCGGCCCCGCCAGCAGGGGCACCCGGGTGGTGATCAACGGCCGCGAGCGGCAGGCCCCCTGGCTGTGGCAGGGGGGTGATGCGACACGACCCGAGGCCCTCTGGCTGCCGCTGGAGCTGCTGGAGGGTCAACTCGGCTTCCGGCGTGCTCCGGCGGCCGATCCATCCACCCTCAGGCTGCAGTGGTACAGCGAGGCCTTCGATCTGCCGGCGGCCGCCCAGCGCACGCTGGAGGACGAGGTGGCCGTGGATGTCACCGCACGGCTGCTGGAGGCGGGACTTGCGCTCAGCCATGCGAACGGGCGGCTCAACATCACCCTTCCGCCGGCAGCGGTGGAGCAGTTGCGGGCCGGTCCTCCCGGCCCGCGTCGCCGCCTCGTCTTCGATCTGGCAGCCGCCGCGCTCGTGGAGGAGCAGGGCGGCGATCTGGTGCTCGGACTGGTCAGCACGCCGGCCCTGCTCTCGCAGCTGCGCGCCCTGGGGCTGAAGCCCGTCCAGGAGGCCGGCGGCCTGCGGCTCCGGGGAGCCGTCCGCGCGGACACGGCGGTGTTCACGCTGGCCGGTCCCTGGCGGATCGTGCTCGACGGTGCCGGCGGCACCGCCTCCGCCAGTGGCGTGGTGCCGCTGGCCCAGGCCCTGCTCAACCCGACCCTGCAGACCCTGCTGAGCCAGGGAGTTGCGATCGACCGCCTCGTGCGCGGTGTGGGGGTGCGTCGCTTCGCAGTGACCCGGGTCGGGATGGCGCCGTCCCGTGGTGCACCGCTGCAGCTGAAACCGCTGCTGCGGAGCGACGGGATGCGTGGCCTGAGCACGCTGAGCGCCCTGGCGGGGCGGAGCGACGCGCCGATCGCCATCAACGGGGGGTTCTTCAACCGCATCCGCCAGCTGCCCCTCGGCGCCCTGCGCCTGGATGGCCGCTGGCATTCGGGCCCGATCCTCAACCGAGGCGCGGCCGGCTGGAACGCCGGCGAGCTGCCCCAGTTCGACCGTCTGCGGCTGATCGAGACCCTCACGGGGCCCGATGGCCGCTCCCAGCCGGTGCTCACGGTCAACAGCGGCTATGTGCAGCGGGGGCTGAGCCGCTACACCGCCGACTGGGGCCGGGTCTATCAGGCCCTCAGCGGCCAGGAGCGGGCGGTTCTGCTCCGGGGCGGCACGGTGCAGGCGGTGCTGGATCAGGCGGCTCTCAGCCGCGGGGTTCCCCTGGGAGCGGGGGTGGATCTGGTGGTGTCGCGGGCGGGCGCACCGCTCCCCTGGCCTGTCGGCACACCCCTCAGGCTGAACAGCCGCGCGAGCCATCCGCTCGGGCAGCGGTCCTTTGTGATCGGCGGAGGCCCCCTGCTGCTGAAGGACGGCCGGGTGGTGCTCAACGGCCGCGCCGAAGGCTTCAGTCCCTCCTTTGTGAAGCAGGCGGCACCGCGGACCGTTCTCGCCACGGACGGACGCCGGCTCTGGCTGATGACCCTGGAGGGGGTGTCCGGTCCGGGGCCGACCCTGCTGGAAACCAGCCTTCTGCTGCAGCGGCTCGGGATGCGTCAGGCCCTGAACCTCGATGGCGGCAGCTCCACCGCCCTGCTGCTCGATGGCCAGCTGACGGTGATGGGACGCGGCGTGCCGGCCCGCGTCCACAGCGGACTGGGCCTGGTGGCTCCCTGA
- the rpsG gene encoding 30S ribosomal protein S7 has product MSRRNAAEKRPVLPDPQFNSRLASMMVARLMKHGKKSTAQGILSDAFALIGERTGGEPLEVFETAVRNATPLVEVRARRVGGATYQVPMEVRQERGTAMALRWLVGFSRARGGRSMAQKLAAELMDAANESGSAVRKREETHKMAEANKAFAHYRY; this is encoded by the coding sequence ATGTCACGCCGCAACGCTGCCGAGAAGCGCCCCGTTCTTCCCGATCCCCAGTTCAACAGCCGCCTGGCCTCGATGATGGTGGCCAGGCTGATGAAGCACGGCAAGAAGTCCACGGCTCAGGGCATCCTCTCCGATGCCTTCGCGCTGATCGGCGAGCGAACCGGTGGTGAACCGCTCGAAGTCTTCGAGACGGCCGTCCGCAACGCCACCCCCCTGGTCGAGGTGCGTGCCCGCCGGGTGGGTGGCGCCACCTATCAGGTGCCCATGGAAGTCCGCCAGGAGCGGGGCACGGCCATGGCGCTGCGTTGGCTCGTGGGCTTCTCCCGTGCCCGCGGCGGCCGCAGCATGGCTCAGAAGCTGGCCGCGGAACTGATGGATGCCGCCAACGAGAGCGGCAGCGCCGTTCGCAAGCGGGAAGAGACCCACAAGATGGCCGAAGCCAACAAGGCGTTCGCCCACTACCGCTACTGA
- the rpsL gene encoding 30S ribosomal protein S12 gives MPTIQQLIRSERQRLTRKTKSPALRSCPERRGVCTRVYTSTPKKPNSALRKVARVRLTSGFEVTAYIPGIGHNLQEHSVVLIRGGRVKDLPGVRYHIIRGTLDTAGVKDRRQSRSKYGAKTPKE, from the coding sequence ATGCCCACCATTCAGCAGCTGATCCGAAGCGAGCGCCAGCGTCTGACCCGTAAAACGAAGTCTCCGGCACTGCGCTCCTGCCCGGAGCGCCGCGGCGTCTGCACCCGCGTCTACACCTCCACACCCAAGAAGCCCAATTCGGCGCTGCGCAAGGTGGCTCGTGTCCGACTCACCTCCGGCTTCGAGGTCACGGCCTACATCCCGGGAATCGGTCACAACCTCCAGGAGCACTCCGTGGTGCTCATCCGTGGCGGCAGGGTCAAGGACCTGCCCGGCGTCCGCTACCACATCATTCGCGGAACGCTGGACACCGCTGGCGTCAAGGATCGCCGCCAGTCGCGGTCCAAGTACGGCGCCAAGACGCCGAAGGAATAA
- a CDS encoding AIR synthase encodes MPRGHSLRLTATAAAELGRLAAVAGTPGLMHLDLLEGACERHVIRIRPGHLAGVPVARADGITLHSPADQVDQLTGLSLDYRGDLSGGGFLIRAGRDVRCCPCGAAFTRAGTVGQ; translated from the coding sequence ATGCCGAGAGGTCACAGCCTTCGTCTCACCGCCACCGCTGCGGCCGAGCTCGGCCGGTTGGCCGCCGTGGCGGGCACGCCGGGGCTGATGCATCTCGACCTGCTGGAAGGCGCCTGTGAGCGGCACGTGATCCGGATCCGCCCCGGCCATCTGGCCGGGGTGCCGGTGGCCCGCGCCGACGGCATCACCCTTCACAGCCCCGCCGACCAGGTGGACCAGCTGACGGGGCTCTCGCTCGACTACCGGGGCGATCTCAGCGGCGGCGGGTTTCTGATCCGGGCCGGTCGCGACGTGCGCTGCTGCCCCTGCGGAGCCGCCTTCACCCGAGCAGGAACGGTGGGTCAGTGA